The following are encoded together in the Pempheris klunzingeri isolate RE-2024b chromosome 24, fPemKlu1.hap1, whole genome shotgun sequence genome:
- the LOC139223425 gene encoding uncharacterized protein: protein MAQSNSCPNPDLSNGAVVHSPLAVCSFLNTQRGREVEDGEGEDEEVELAEEVGEDVLIMAQKGEGQVEEESRELSEREDMKVIRMALLTNGVIAEEQGEGKTMKENGEQAIKVGDEENKMTDEWTRENRNAGKGETESKDTKAATSVLLEVGTGHILDRNEEGTEGEEESMTSSSETRISVTKSNDEDNEEHKLVPLNDDAENVQDSSTVLEESGEDAQLDPTINVATVTMGINVINQHDACQTSAVGDNSICCDSICTNKVVTDLTKQLTSETKEEMKNIEERDNSESSKQDIESINNNRWLQEDCREARVEQEGTKNFVKDAMFDCDYILDRERESKANQKVEVGLACASSEEQTETERGIEEIGMVVINQTNMEEEQMRRVWVDNAVMDGGEPCMEDEGKTGDNGVREHIGRGDLEMYEEKIVLVENWTEIDLPGPVLQCVEDVPLGTQQDVDLDQVEEAFELEEGGEVEPHETGDEIKPTKERGGDLQEHPLQLREQAGTDWVESLRQQLREQALAEEEKGGAEEEAMEMAEEPVTVLDDDIEEIKVCPSTDLEEQKPATITAPSEDTIVETNDGKYQELQEQKVELGKENEEKQKREEGEVGNDEKPKNDSREVKGVKELTQAMENEILSPEPQLFSKEKRGSVKVLSPKREDNDWIKKDQPEEAREWRKELRPVKKDIRESEWGRKEWVKNETLPIKEKSPPRKEDWLKELKSVIKDESLPKKVKKKRVVLLEDGHSYVPQHEEMREVKLISYRQVENPFPPLHRNNTTPQDQDYEISLYVKCVLKLMYVSS from the exons ATGGCTCAGTCAAACTCCTGCCCAAACCCAGATTTGTCAAATGGTGCCGTTGTCCACAGCCCACTAGCTGTTTGTTCATTCCTGAATacccagagaggaagagaggttGAGGACGGGGAAGGGGAAGATGAGGAGGTAGAACTAGCTGAGGAAGTAGGGGAGGATGTTTTGATAATGGCTCAGAAAGGAGAGGGGCAAGTTGAGGAAGAAAGCAGAGAACTGAGTGAAAGGGAGGACATGAAGGTGATCAGAATGGCCCTTTTAACAAATGGAGTGAtagcagaggagcagggagaaggtaaaacaatgaaagaaaatgggGAGCAAGCAATAAAAGTGGGGGATGAAGAGAACAAAATGACAGATGAATGGACAAGAGAGAACAGGAATGCAGGCAAGGGAGAGACAGAGTCAAAAGACACCAAGGCAGCGACTTCAGTATTGTTAGAGGTTGGGACAGGTCACATATTAGACAGAAATGAAGAAGGCACAGAAGGTGAAGAAGAGTCAATGACATCAAGTTCAGAAACAAGGATAAGTGTGACAAAGAGCAATGATGAAGACAATGAAGAACACAAGTTAGTGCCACTTAATGATGATGCAGAGAATGTTCAGGACTCAAGTACTGTTCTGGAAGAGTCAGGAGAGGATGCACAGTTGGATCCAACAATAAATGTGGCCACTGTTACCATGGGGATAAATGTTATCAATCAACATGATGCATGCCAAACCTCAGCGGTTGGTGACAATAGTATATGCTGTGATTCAATTTGCACAAACAAAGTGGTGACCGATCTGACCAAACAATTAACCAGTGAGactaaagaagaaatgaaaaacattgaGGAGAGGGACAACTCAGAATCCAGCAAACAGGACATTGAGTccattaataataatagatggCTACAGGAGGATTGCAGAGAGGCGAGGGTTGAGCAAGAGGGTACCAAGAATTTTGTGAAAGATGCAATGTTTGACTGTGATTATATtctagacagagagagagagagtaaagcAAATCAGAAGGTAGAGGTAGGCTTAGCATGTGCATCCTCTGaagaacagacagagacagaaagagggattGAGGAAATAGGAATGGTAGTGATCAACCAGACAAATATGGAGGAGGAGCAAATGCGACGGGTTTGGGTTGATAATGCTGTGATGGATGGGGGAGAACCATGTATGGAAGATGAGGGGAAGACAGGGGATAATGGTGTTAGGGAGCACATAGGAAGAGGTGATCTAGAAATGTATGAGGAGAAGATTGTTCTTGTTGAAAACTGGACTGAAATAGATCTTCCAGGACCAGTACTGCAGTGTGTGGAAGATGTACCTTTAGGCACACAGCAAGATGTGGATTTGGACCAGGTGGAGGAGGCCTTTGAGCTGGAAGAAGGGGGTGAAGTTGAACCTCATGAGACAGGAGATGAGATTAAGCCCAcaaaagagaggggaggtgaCTTGCAGGAACATCCTTTGCAGCTCCGCGAACAAGCAGGGACAGATTGGGTAGAGAGCCTCAGACAACAGCTAAGAGAGCAGGCCCttgcagaagaagagaaaggaggagcagaagaagaagcaatgGAGATGGCGGAGGAACCTGTAACTGTTTTAGATGATGACATTGAAGAGATAAAGGTGTGTCCAAGTACAGACCTTGAGGAACAAAAGCCTGCCACCATTACAGCCCCTTCTGAAGATACCATAGTGGAGACAAATGATGGAAAGTATCAAGAACTGCAAGAACAGAAGGTTGAACTCGGTaaggaaaatgaagagaaacagaaacgtGAAGAAGGAGAGGTAGGAAATGATGAGAAGCCaaaaaatgacagcagagaggTTAAAGGAGTTAAAGAACTGACCCAAGCAATGGAGAATGAGATCTTAAGtcctgagccacagctgttCAGTAAAGAAAAACGGGGCTCAGTAAAAGTGCTGTCACCCAAGAGAGAAGATAATGACTGGATTAAAAAAGATCAACCTGAAGAAGCGAGAGAGTGGAGAAAAGAACTGAGGCCTGTGAAAAAAGACATTAGGGAATCTGAGTGGGGAAGAAAAGAATGGGTGAAAAACGAAACACTGCcaataaaagagaaaagtcCACCAAGGAAAGAGGACTGGCTAAAGGAGCTAAAGTCAGTGATCAAAGATGAATCCCTGcccaaaaaggtaaaaaaaaaacgagtggtgctgctggaggatgGCCATTCATATGTCCCCCAGCatgaggagatgagagaggtGAAACTGATCTCCTATAGGCAGGTGGAGAACCCTTTTCCCCCTCTGCACAGGAACAACACAACACCCCAAGACCAGGACTATGAGATTTCCCTCTATGTCAAG TGTGTGCTTAAACTGATGTATGTGTCATCTTAA